From Streptomyces sp. HUAS MG91, the proteins below share one genomic window:
- a CDS encoding alpha-N-acetylglucosaminidase, with product MSAPTRRTVIGTAGAIGLGSALGVGLGAPAAHAAQALDTSAARAALKRLLPHHADQFRLTLVPARDGADRFRVSGTRGRVEVYGTTPATLLAGVHWYLKYTCGAQIAWNGSQLGLPQRLPAPSRPLERATSLPHRFALNDTNDGYTAPFAGWSYWERELDVLALHGCNEVLVIAGMEAVYHRVLKDFGYSDEESRAWLPAPSHQPWWLLQNLYGYGGPLSAELIAERAALGRKITDRLRELGMRPVMPGYYGHVPKDFVERNGGDAHVVPQGVWHGFQRPDWLDPRTESFAKVADSFYGHQRDLFGDIDAFKMDLLHEGGTAGDVPVPDAARGVETALRRNRPGATWVILGWEANPLPALIDAVDKEKMLIVDGVSDRYTSVTDREKDWAGTPYAFGTIPNFGGRTTIGARAHIWQEKFFAWRDKPGSALAGTAYMPEGTDRDPAAFELWSELAWTDGGLDRARWFAGYADFRYGGRDKDARAAWQALHETAYQHKAVERSDPHDSLFAARPDLSADRAAYYAPRALAYDPARFDAALTGLLGVSAGLRGSSAYKYDLVDVARQALAHRSRQLLPQLKAAYAAEDQATFKALAALWLKLMRLSDDVTGTHPAFLLGPWIQDARDLATSAAERAEFERCAKVLITVWGDRATSDPGNLHEYGNRDWHGLTADFYLPRWQKWLDELQDALAAGREPAAVDWFAFEEPWTRETKDYPLRPYGDAYRTAARVRDVLAAAPYQGSVTVTAEPPAFPPNGHARVAATFRNVNGLRATGRVDFTLKGIDAEPEGATHLRGVAPAGTGTVAWRASAPAAPLDKPLRPLPYEIDVAYGPAGADRITAVHRGTLFEAGPLDEGWKTYTDNGAFFGQLGDAFAIDGGGADLWKGTTEFGTVYRPGAFGDGTSVVLRVDGQDVTGAWARAGIIVRNALATPGSAGFVNLSVTPSNGVVLSYDTNGDGTLDTYKRITGIKAPVLLRLTRAGGSVTGACSTDGGTTWRTVATAALTGAAAAQDVGLFMSATNGGNGARGTVEFSGWRLT from the coding sequence CGCGCCGCGCTCAAACGGCTGCTCCCGCACCACGCGGACCAGTTCCGGCTCACCCTGGTCCCGGCGCGGGACGGCGCGGACCGTTTCCGGGTGTCCGGGACACGGGGCCGCGTCGAGGTGTACGGGACGACCCCCGCGACCCTGCTCGCCGGCGTCCACTGGTACCTGAAGTACACGTGCGGGGCGCAGATCGCCTGGAACGGCAGCCAGCTCGGCCTGCCCCAGCGGCTCCCGGCGCCGTCCCGGCCGCTGGAGAGAGCGACGTCGCTGCCGCACCGGTTCGCGCTGAACGACACCAACGACGGCTACACGGCGCCGTTCGCCGGCTGGTCGTACTGGGAGCGCGAGCTGGACGTCCTCGCGCTGCACGGCTGCAACGAGGTGCTGGTCATCGCCGGCATGGAGGCCGTCTACCACCGCGTTCTGAAGGACTTCGGCTACAGCGACGAGGAGTCGCGGGCCTGGCTGCCCGCCCCCTCCCACCAGCCGTGGTGGCTGCTCCAGAACCTGTACGGGTACGGCGGCCCGCTCTCGGCCGAACTGATCGCCGAACGCGCCGCGCTGGGCCGGAAGATCACCGACCGGCTGCGCGAGCTCGGCATGCGGCCGGTCATGCCCGGCTACTACGGGCACGTGCCGAAGGACTTCGTGGAGCGCAACGGCGGGGACGCGCACGTCGTCCCGCAGGGCGTCTGGCACGGCTTCCAGCGGCCCGACTGGCTCGACCCGCGCACCGAGTCGTTCGCGAAGGTCGCGGACTCCTTCTACGGGCATCAGCGGGACCTGTTCGGCGACATCGACGCGTTCAAGATGGACCTGCTGCACGAGGGCGGCACCGCGGGCGACGTGCCGGTGCCGGACGCGGCGCGCGGGGTGGAGACGGCGCTGCGGAGGAACCGGCCGGGCGCGACCTGGGTGATCCTCGGCTGGGAGGCGAACCCGCTGCCCGCGCTGATCGACGCCGTCGACAAGGAGAAGATGCTGATCGTCGACGGCGTCTCGGACCGGTACACGTCGGTCACCGACCGGGAGAAGGACTGGGCGGGCACCCCGTACGCGTTCGGCACCATCCCGAACTTCGGCGGCCGCACCACGATCGGGGCCCGTGCGCACATCTGGCAGGAGAAGTTCTTCGCCTGGCGCGACAAGCCCGGCAGCGCGCTCGCGGGCACGGCGTACATGCCCGAGGGCACCGACCGCGACCCGGCCGCCTTCGAGCTGTGGTCCGAACTGGCATGGACGGACGGCGGCCTGGACCGGGCACGCTGGTTCGCCGGGTACGCCGACTTCCGGTACGGCGGCCGGGACAAGGACGCCCGCGCCGCCTGGCAGGCGCTGCACGAGACGGCGTACCAGCACAAGGCGGTGGAGCGCTCCGACCCGCACGACTCGCTGTTCGCCGCCCGCCCCGACCTGTCCGCCGACCGCGCCGCCTACTACGCGCCGCGTGCCCTGGCCTACGACCCGGCCCGCTTCGACGCCGCGCTCACCGGGCTGCTCGGGGTATCGGCCGGGCTGCGCGGCAGCTCCGCGTACAAGTACGACCTGGTGGACGTCGCCCGGCAGGCCCTCGCGCACCGCAGCCGCCAGCTGCTGCCGCAGCTGAAGGCGGCGTACGCGGCGGAGGACCAGGCGACGTTCAAGGCGCTCGCCGCACTGTGGCTGAAGCTGATGCGGCTGTCGGACGACGTGACGGGCACCCACCCGGCGTTCCTGCTCGGCCCGTGGATCCAGGACGCCCGCGACCTGGCGACGAGCGCCGCGGAGCGCGCCGAGTTCGAACGCTGCGCCAAGGTGCTCATCACGGTGTGGGGCGACCGGGCCACCTCCGACCCGGGCAATCTGCACGAGTACGGCAACCGCGACTGGCACGGCCTGACGGCCGACTTCTATCTGCCGCGCTGGCAGAAGTGGCTCGACGAGCTCCAGGACGCGCTGGCGGCGGGGCGCGAGCCGGCGGCGGTGGACTGGTTCGCGTTCGAGGAGCCGTGGACGCGGGAGACCAAGGACTATCCGCTGCGCCCGTACGGCGACGCGTACCGGACGGCCGCCCGGGTCCGTGACGTGCTGGCGGCCGCCCCCTACCAGGGTTCCGTGACGGTCACGGCGGAGCCGCCCGCGTTCCCGCCGAACGGGCACGCGCGCGTGGCCGCCACCTTCCGCAACGTCAACGGGCTGCGCGCCACGGGCCGCGTCGACTTCACCCTGAAGGGCATCGACGCCGAGCCGGAGGGCGCCACCCACCTCCGCGGCGTCGCCCCGGCGGGCACGGGCACGGTGGCCTGGCGGGCGAGCGCACCCGCCGCCCCGCTCGACAAGCCGCTGCGCCCGCTGCCGTACGAGATCGACGTCGCCTACGGGCCCGCGGGCGCGGACCGGATCACCGCCGTGCACCGGGGCACCCTGTTCGAGGCGGGGCCGCTGGACGAGGGCTGGAAGACGTACACCGACAACGGCGCCTTCTTCGGGCAGTTGGGGGACGCCTTCGCGATCGACGGCGGCGGCGCCGACCTGTGGAAGGGCACGACGGAGTTCGGGACGGTGTACCGGCCGGGCGCCTTCGGGGACGGTACGTCGGTGGTGCTCCGCGTCGACGGCCAGGACGTGACCGGCGCCTGGGCGCGGGCCGGGATCATCGTGCGCAACGCGCTGGCCACGCCCGGCTCGGCGGGCTTCGTCAATCTGTCGGTCACGCCGTCGAACGGTGTCGTCCTGTCCTACGACACGAACGGTGACGGCACCCTGGACACGTACAAACGCATCACCGGGATCAAGGCCCCGGTGCTGCTGCGGCTGACCCGCGCCGGGGGTTCCGTCACCGGCGCGTGCTCGACCGACGGCGGCACGACCTGGCGGACCGTGGCCACGGCGGCCCTGACGGGCGCGGCGGCGGCGCAGGACGTGGGCCTGTTCATGAGCGCGACGAACGGCGGGAACGGGGCACGCGGCACCGTGGAGTTCAGCGGCTGGCGGCTGACGTAG
- a CDS encoding metal-dependent hydrolase, whose translation MSNTRVTLKARQVSFAWDKTPLHWLPDDPFATHTINVLHLLLPAGERWFVHVYKQVLPLIRDDRLREDVIGFIGQEAMHSQAHDEVLPHLREQGLDPTPYTAQVDWFFEKLLGDRTLPPGRAREWWLMERVALIAAIEHYTAFLGDWVLNADELDRRGADPTMLDLLRWHGAEEVEHRSVAFELFEHLDGGYRRRVRTWATAFTALVFLWQRGARFFMENDPTLVDGKASFKDFYRGGKQGVLPSTGAMMRSIPRYLSRGYHPEQEGDTAQAVAYLAASPAATAAEARTAARTGAAG comes from the coding sequence ATGTCTAATACGCGCGTCACGCTGAAGGCACGCCAGGTGTCCTTCGCCTGGGACAAGACCCCGCTGCACTGGCTCCCGGACGACCCGTTCGCCACGCACACCATCAATGTGCTGCACCTGCTCCTGCCGGCCGGTGAGCGCTGGTTCGTGCACGTGTACAAGCAGGTCCTGCCCCTCATACGGGACGACCGGCTGCGGGAGGACGTCATCGGGTTCATCGGCCAGGAGGCCATGCACTCCCAGGCCCATGACGAGGTGCTGCCGCACCTGCGCGAGCAGGGTCTCGACCCGACGCCGTACACGGCCCAGGTGGACTGGTTCTTCGAGAAGCTGCTCGGCGACCGGACGCTGCCGCCGGGCAGGGCGCGCGAGTGGTGGCTGATGGAGCGGGTCGCGCTGATCGCGGCGATCGAGCACTACACGGCGTTCCTCGGCGACTGGGTGCTGAACGCCGACGAGCTGGACCGGCGGGGCGCCGACCCGACCATGCTCGACCTGCTGCGCTGGCACGGCGCCGAGGAGGTCGAGCACCGCTCGGTGGCCTTCGAGCTGTTCGAGCACCTGGACGGCGGCTACCGGCGCCGGGTGCGCACCTGGGCCACCGCCTTCACGGCGCTGGTCTTCCTGTGGCAGCGCGGCGCGCGGTTCTTCATGGAGAACGATCCGACGCTGGTCGACGGCAAGGCCTCCTTCAAGGACTTCTACCGGGGCGGCAAGCAGGGCGTGCTGCCGTCGACCGGGGCGATGATGCGGTCCATACCCCGCTATCTGAGCCGTGGTTACCACCCGGAGCAGGAGGGCGACACCGCGCAGGCCGTCGCCTATCTCGCCGCCTCCCCCGCGGCGACCGCCGCCGAAGCCCGTACCGCCGCCCGGACCGGAGCCGCCGGATGA
- a CDS encoding PDR/VanB family oxidoreductase: MNTRTLTRAALVTGAALVVRRALRRRVRMSPLWPMPALEEPVSGRPRARALRLTVTRHEELADGVVQLRLEGRELPAWQPGAHLDLVLPSGLVRQYSLCGDPEDSSSYTVATRLIPEAEGGRGGSREVHEQLREGTEIEVRGPRNRFALDADAPAYLFVAGGIGITPILPMLREVEARGAEWRLLYGGRGRASMPFLEDVAKLGGDRVEVVAQDEAGLPDLGAALTATAPGTAVYCCGPEGLMAAVEAALPEGRTLHLERFAPRNTADGNGPFEVELRRSGKVVDVSAGSTVLAAVRAEVPGVAYSCEQGFCGTCQQRVLEGEIDHRDELLTDAERDGSMLICVSRARGERLVLDL, encoded by the coding sequence ATGAACACCCGCACGCTGACCAGGGCCGCCCTCGTCACGGGCGCCGCGCTCGTCGTGCGGCGCGCGCTGCGCCGCCGGGTGCGGATGTCGCCGCTGTGGCCGATGCCCGCCCTGGAGGAGCCGGTCTCGGGGCGGCCGCGGGCCCGGGCGCTGCGGCTGACCGTCACACGCCACGAGGAGTTGGCCGACGGTGTCGTCCAGCTCCGCCTGGAGGGCCGCGAGCTGCCCGCCTGGCAGCCGGGCGCCCACCTCGACCTGGTGCTGCCGTCCGGTCTCGTCCGGCAGTACTCGCTGTGCGGCGACCCGGAGGACTCCTCGTCGTACACCGTCGCCACCCGGCTGATCCCCGAGGCCGAGGGCGGGCGCGGCGGATCGCGCGAGGTGCACGAGCAGCTGCGCGAGGGCACGGAGATCGAGGTGCGCGGGCCGCGCAACCGCTTCGCGCTGGACGCCGACGCGCCCGCCTACCTGTTCGTCGCGGGCGGCATCGGGATCACGCCGATCCTGCCGATGCTGCGCGAGGTGGAGGCGCGCGGCGCCGAGTGGCGGCTGTTGTACGGGGGCCGTGGCCGGGCCTCGATGCCGTTCCTGGAGGACGTGGCCAAGCTGGGCGGGGACCGGGTGGAGGTCGTCGCCCAGGACGAGGCGGGGCTGCCCGACCTCGGCGCCGCGCTCACCGCCACCGCGCCCGGCACCGCCGTCTACTGCTGCGGGCCCGAGGGGCTGATGGCGGCCGTGGAGGCGGCGCTGCCGGAGGGCCGGACCCTGCACCTGGAGCGGTTCGCGCCCCGCAACACCGCCGACGGCAACGGCCCGTTCGAGGTGGAGCTGCGCCGCAGCGGCAAGGTCGTCGACGTGTCCGCCGGGTCGACGGTGCTCGCGGCGGTCCGCGCGGAGGTGCCCGGCGTGGCGTACTCCTGCGAGCAGGGCTTCTGCGGGACGTGCCAACAGCGGGTCCTGGAGGGCGAGATCGACCACCGTGACGAGCTGCTCACCGACGCCGAGCGGGACGGCTCGATGCTGATCTGCGTGTCGCGGGCGCGCGGTGAACGTCTGGTGCTCGACCTGTAG
- a CDS encoding TetR/AcrR family transcriptional regulator, whose protein sequence is MATGVRRRMGVEERRRQLIGVALELFSHRSPDEVSIDEIAAAAGISRPLVYHYFPGKLSLYEAALKRAAEDLAERFEEPREGPLGARLLRVMGRFFDFVDEHGPGFSALMRGGPAVGSSATNALIDSVRQAAYVQILAHLGIVSPSPRLELVVRSWISLAESTALIWLDGRRIPRGELELQLVHDFAALAAVSAAYDSEMAALLRHLLSGEPVDGPFAELIGRLSGLVAA, encoded by the coding sequence ATGGCTACCGGGGTGCGGCGCAGAATGGGAGTCGAGGAGCGGCGACGGCAGCTGATCGGGGTCGCCCTCGAACTGTTCAGCCACCGCTCCCCCGACGAGGTCTCCATCGACGAGATAGCGGCCGCCGCGGGCATCTCACGGCCGCTGGTCTACCACTACTTCCCGGGCAAACTCAGCCTGTACGAGGCCGCGTTGAAGCGGGCCGCCGAGGATCTGGCGGAACGTTTCGAGGAGCCGCGCGAGGGGCCGCTCGGGGCTCGGCTGCTGCGCGTCATGGGCCGCTTCTTCGACTTCGTGGACGAGCACGGGCCGGGTTTCTCGGCGCTGATGCGCGGCGGCCCGGCCGTCGGCTCCTCCGCGACGAACGCGCTGATCGACTCCGTCCGGCAGGCCGCGTACGTGCAGATCCTGGCGCACCTGGGCATCGTGTCGCCGTCCCCGCGGCTCGAACTCGTCGTCCGGTCCTGGATCTCGCTGGCCGAGTCGACGGCGCTGATCTGGCTGGACGGGCGGCGCATTCCCCGGGGGGAGCTGGAGCTTCAGCTGGTGCACGATTTCGCGGCGCTGGCCGCTGTCAGCGCCGCGTACGACTCCGAGATGGCGGCGCTGTTGCGCCACCTTCTCTCCGGGGAGCCGGTCGACGGGCCGTTCGCCGAGTTGATCGGGCGGTTGTCCGGGTTGGTTGCTGCCTGA
- a CDS encoding 5-carboxymethyl-2-hydroxymuconate Delta-isomerase — protein sequence MPNITVDHSAGLDDRIDRAGLAGAVHQACVDTVAARTAACKTRFRRADETVVGDGTEPADLVHIEIALLAGRTEEAKTALVESVLALLPTHIKNPEGAHLSVEVRDLEPTYKSARG from the coding sequence ATGCCGAACATCACCGTCGACCACTCCGCCGGTCTCGACGACCGCATCGACCGCGCGGGGCTGGCCGGCGCCGTGCACCAGGCCTGCGTCGACACCGTGGCCGCCCGCACGGCGGCCTGCAAGACCCGGTTCCGCCGGGCCGACGAGACGGTCGTGGGCGACGGCACCGAGCCGGCGGACCTCGTCCACATCGAGATCGCCCTCCTCGCGGGCCGCACCGAGGAGGCCAAGACGGCCCTGGTCGAGTCGGTGCTCGCCCTCCTGCCCACCCACATCAAGAACCCGGAGGGCGCCCACCTCTCGGTGGAGGTGCGAGACCTGGAGCCGACGTACAAGTCAGCACGCGGCTAG
- a CDS encoding SpoIIE family protein phosphatase: MSATALDPRAGERSTVLVVDDTAANRFALSAVLRRAGHVVVPVASAGEALLELDVRLRAGCLPDVALVDVGLPDLSGFELCRRVKALPSLAGIPVVHFSARPSASLDRCQGLDAGGEAYLTVPAEPEEIRAVVRAALRGARELTDAQDQFTRLALLSEAVVEVQGARCLAELAAAAADAADRLTGHPAAVFVLGGDSDVQVGLSRQATRTGPPGARDEERAAALVRRVLCARGGIRSVVLPGALWPAGYVGPGDVRLVLARSRDGLSVCLVTPVRADAGRRIGPLVTQLARAAVLAAEPLLRYEQERHVALTLQRSFLPAQLPRMPGVEVAFRYEPASQQAEIGGDFYAALPTPAGVLAGIGDVVGHSLDAATVMVEIRHALRAYSIEDPRPGRLVERIDRMLQHYHPDTTATLCLVLVDPATGRVQVANAGHIPPLILPERGTPRYAEAAGPLLGLGLAHPEPAELVLAPGDRLLMVTDGLIETRGTDLAVSMEQLRGAAAVAPAGPDALCDTLMSCFGRDRADDIALLALRLSPGVSPAA, encoded by the coding sequence GTGAGCGCCACCGCCCTGGATCCCCGAGCCGGGGAGCGCAGTACGGTCCTGGTGGTCGACGACACCGCCGCGAACCGCTTCGCGCTGAGCGCCGTGCTCCGGCGCGCCGGGCATGTCGTCGTGCCCGTGGCCTCCGCCGGAGAGGCCCTGCTCGAACTCGACGTGCGGCTGCGGGCCGGCTGCCTGCCCGACGTGGCGCTCGTCGACGTGGGACTGCCCGACCTCAGCGGCTTCGAACTGTGCCGCAGGGTCAAGGCCCTGCCCTCCCTGGCCGGCATCCCCGTCGTCCACTTCTCCGCCCGGCCCTCGGCCTCCCTCGACCGCTGCCAGGGGCTCGACGCGGGCGGCGAGGCGTATCTGACGGTGCCCGCGGAGCCGGAGGAGATCCGCGCCGTGGTCCGGGCGGCGCTGCGCGGCGCCCGCGAACTCACCGACGCGCAGGACCAGTTCACCCGCCTCGCCCTGCTCTCCGAAGCCGTCGTCGAGGTGCAGGGCGCCCGCTGCCTCGCCGAGCTGGCCGCCGCCGCGGCGGACGCGGCCGACCGGCTCACCGGGCACCCGGCCGCCGTGTTCGTCCTCGGCGGCGATAGCGACGTGCAGGTCGGCCTGTCCCGGCAGGCCACGCGCACCGGGCCGCCCGGCGCCCGTGACGAGGAGCGGGCCGCCGCCCTGGTCCGGCGGGTGCTGTGCGCCCGGGGCGGGATCCGTTCCGTCGTCCTGCCCGGCGCGCTGTGGCCCGCCGGGTACGTCGGCCCCGGCGACGTCCGGCTGGTCCTCGCCCGCAGCCGCGACGGCCTCTCGGTGTGCCTGGTCACCCCCGTCCGCGCCGACGCGGGCCGGCGGATCGGCCCGCTCGTCACCCAGCTGGCGCGGGCCGCCGTGCTCGCCGCCGAACCCCTCCTCCGGTACGAGCAGGAGCGTCACGTGGCCCTGACCCTGCAACGCAGCTTCCTGCCCGCCCAGTTGCCCCGCATGCCCGGAGTCGAGGTCGCCTTCCGCTACGAACCCGCCTCCCAACAGGCCGAGATCGGCGGCGACTTCTACGCCGCGCTGCCCACCCCCGCCGGCGTCCTCGCCGGGATCGGCGACGTGGTCGGGCACTCCCTCGACGCCGCCACCGTGATGGTCGAGATCCGGCACGCGCTGCGCGCCTACAGCATCGAGGACCCGCGGCCCGGCCGGCTGGTGGAGCGCATCGACCGGATGCTCCAGCACTACCACCCGGACACCACGGCGACCCTGTGCCTGGTCCTCGTCGACCCCGCGACGGGCCGCGTCCAGGTGGCGAACGCGGGACACATCCCGCCGCTGATCCTCCCCGAGCGCGGCACGCCCCGCTACGCCGAGGCCGCGGGCCCGCTGCTCGGCCTCGGCCTCGCGCACCCCGAGCCCGCCGAACTTGTCCTCGCGCCCGGCGACCGGCTGCTCATGGTCACCGACGGCCTCATCGAGACCCGCGGCACCGATCTGGCCGTCTCCATGGAGCAGTTGCGCGGCGCCGCGGCCGTCGCCCCGGCCGGACCCGACGCCCTCTGCGACACCCTGATGTCCTGCTTCGGCCGGGACCGCGCCGACGACATCGCCCTGCTCGCGCTCCGCCTCAGTCCCGGGGTCTCTCCGGCGGCGTGA
- a CDS encoding phosphatase PAP2 family protein, whose product MGETTVTTLDGRPGPAASPAAERTRATRGAQGFLRRLRVPRRPRLWFEILLIAVSYWTYSLIRNAVPEQKAKALRNADWIWSVEQHLGIAVEQSVNHGLNAVTWLIVGMNYYYATLHFVITLGVLVWLFRRHPGRYAATRLVLFATTAVALVGYYFFPLAPPRLMTGGHFVDTVAVHHTWGSMASGNLKNMSNQYAAMPSMHIGWSLWCGLTIFALASAPWARILGLLYPAATLTVIVATANHFWLDAVGGMLCLAFGFLVARLWYGALPYALPRLVETRHPGLPIKA is encoded by the coding sequence ATGGGTGAAACGACCGTGACAACACTGGACGGCCGACCAGGACCCGCCGCCTCGCCCGCCGCGGAGAGAACCCGCGCGACGCGAGGCGCCCAGGGCTTCCTGCGCCGCCTGCGTGTGCCGCGGAGACCCCGGCTCTGGTTCGAGATCCTGCTGATCGCGGTGAGCTACTGGACGTACTCCCTGATCCGCAACGCGGTCCCGGAGCAGAAGGCGAAGGCGCTGCGCAACGCGGACTGGATCTGGTCCGTGGAGCAGCATCTCGGCATCGCCGTGGAGCAGAGCGTCAACCACGGGCTGAACGCGGTGACTTGGCTCATCGTCGGAATGAACTACTACTACGCGACCCTCCACTTCGTGATCACGCTCGGGGTGCTGGTGTGGCTGTTCCGCCGCCATCCGGGCCGCTATGCGGCGACCCGGCTCGTGCTGTTCGCGACGACGGCGGTCGCCCTGGTCGGCTACTACTTCTTCCCGCTGGCCCCGCCGCGCCTGATGACCGGCGGCCACTTCGTCGACACGGTCGCGGTGCACCACACCTGGGGCTCGATGGCCTCCGGGAACCTGAAGAACATGTCGAACCAGTACGCGGCCATGCCCTCGATGCACATCGGCTGGTCGCTCTGGTGCGGCCTGACGATCTTCGCGCTCGCCTCGGCGCCCTGGGCGAGGATCCTCGGCCTGCTCTACCCCGCGGCGACCCTGACGGTCATCGTGGCGACGGCGAACCACTTCTGGCTGGACGCGGTGGGCGGCATGCTCTGCCTGGCGTTCGGCTTCCTGGTGGCGCGGCTCTGGTACGGGGCGCTGCCGTACGCGCTGCCGCGCCTCGTGGAGACGCGGCATCCAGGTTTGCCGATCAAGGCCTAG
- a CDS encoding amidohydrolase, whose amino-acid sequence MAPQADLLLTNAHLRTMTGQEPEATALAVTDGRITAIGDTATLVQDCAGPRTERLDLAGATVTPGLVDSHSHPVWGLRMATGADLTGVQDLDALRDALRRAERIDGWVVGWGLDHNAFGGRPLHRDLVEDVLDGAPTFLRLYDGHSALVSGAALTAAGITGPRSFAQRSEIVRGPDGRLTGHLIEHAAMDLVDAVVPTPSYEERRTGLVDLLTAMAATGLTGAHVMDGSGLDLLAAVEEETELPLRLTLAPWCMPGVDAAGLDELVALQRERGRNWRVGGVKFFMDGTVEGGTAWLEHPDCHGQGTEAFWPDPAAYSAAVRHLHAAGVRTATHAIGDAAVRHVLDTVEALGASGRGAHRIEHIESVPDDTLPRFAALGVTASMQPPHTAYTKGDHSDEWSKRLGDERAARAWRTRDLRAAGATLALGSDWPIAPYDVRRVLAMARVPEGAAGPGQGLTGLEALEGVTAHAAAAAGEADTTGRIAVGLRADLTVLGLDPVTAPADELAEAPVLLTTVGGRITHRTR is encoded by the coding sequence ATGGCACCCCAGGCCGACCTCCTCCTCACCAACGCCCACCTCCGCACCATGACCGGCCAGGAGCCGGAGGCCACCGCCCTCGCGGTCACCGACGGCCGCATCACCGCCATCGGCGACACCGCCACCCTGGTCCAGGACTGCGCGGGCCCCCGCACGGAACGCCTGGACCTCGCGGGAGCGACCGTCACCCCGGGCCTCGTCGACTCCCACAGCCACCCGGTCTGGGGCCTGCGCATGGCGACCGGCGCCGACCTCACCGGCGTACAGGACCTCGACGCGCTGCGGGACGCCCTGCGCCGCGCGGAGCGGATCGACGGCTGGGTCGTCGGCTGGGGCCTCGACCACAACGCGTTCGGCGGCCGCCCCCTCCACCGCGACCTCGTCGAGGACGTCCTCGACGGCGCCCCGACCTTCCTGCGCCTGTACGACGGCCACTCCGCCCTCGTCAGCGGCGCCGCCCTCACCGCCGCCGGCATCACCGGCCCGCGCTCCTTCGCCCAGCGCTCCGAGATCGTCCGCGGCCCCGACGGCCGCCTCACCGGGCACCTGATCGAGCACGCGGCCATGGACCTGGTCGACGCGGTCGTGCCCACACCCTCGTACGAGGAACGCCGCACGGGCCTCGTCGACCTGCTCACCGCCATGGCCGCCACCGGCCTCACCGGCGCCCACGTCATGGACGGCTCCGGCCTCGACCTGCTCGCCGCGGTCGAGGAGGAGACCGAGCTCCCGCTGCGCCTGACCCTCGCGCCCTGGTGCATGCCGGGCGTCGACGCGGCCGGCCTCGACGAACTGGTCGCGCTCCAGCGTGAGCGCGGCCGGAACTGGCGGGTCGGCGGCGTCAAGTTCTTCATGGACGGCACCGTCGAGGGCGGCACCGCCTGGCTGGAGCACCCCGACTGCCACGGGCAGGGGACCGAGGCGTTCTGGCCGGACCCGGCCGCGTACAGCGCCGCCGTACGGCACCTGCACGCCGCCGGGGTGCGCACCGCCACCCACGCCATCGGCGACGCCGCCGTGCGGCACGTCCTGGACACCGTCGAGGCACTCGGCGCGAGCGGCCGCGGCGCCCACCGGATCGAGCACATCGAGTCCGTGCCCGACGACACCCTGCCGCGGTTCGCCGCGCTCGGCGTCACCGCGTCCATGCAGCCGCCGCACACCGCGTACACGAAGGGTGACCACAGCGACGAGTGGTCCAAGCGGCTCGGCGACGAGCGGGCGGCCCGCGCCTGGCGCACCCGCGACCTGCGCGCCGCGGGCGCCACCCTCGCCCTGGGCTCGGACTGGCCGATCGCCCCCTACGACGTACGGCGGGTCCTCGCCATGGCCCGGGTGCCCGAGGGCGCCGCCGGGCCGGGACAGGGCCTCACCGGGCTCGAAGCACTCGAAGGAGTGACGGCGCACGCGGCGGCCGCGGCCGGGGAGGCGGACACGACGGGCCGGATCGCCGTCGGACTCCGCGCCGACCTCACCGTGCTCGGCCTGGACCCGGTGACCGCACCGGCCGACGAACTGGCCGAGGCGCCCGTGCTGCTGACCACCGTGGGCGGCAGGATCACGCACCGCACCCGGTGA